One part of the Vitis riparia cultivar Riparia Gloire de Montpellier isolate 1030 chromosome 6, EGFV_Vit.rip_1.0, whole genome shotgun sequence genome encodes these proteins:
- the LOC117916508 gene encoding serine--glyoxylate aminotransferase, translating into MDRYFAPGTNHLFVPGPVNIPDHVIRAMNRNNEDYRAPPIPALTRDLLEDVKKIFKTTTGTPFLIPTTGTGAWESALTNTLSPGDRTVSFLIGQFSLLWIDQQKRLRFNVDVIESEWGQGANLEILAEKIAADRAHTIKAVCIVHNETATGVTNNLAAVRRILDEYSHPALFLVDGVSSICALDFRMDEWGVDVALTGSQKALSLPTGMGIVCAGPKALEASKSAQSVRFFFDWNDYLKFYKLGTFWPYTPSIQLLYGMRAALDIIFEEGLDNVIERHSRLGKATRLAVEAWGLKNCTQREEWFSDTVTAVVVPPYIDSTEIVKRAWKRYNLSLGLGLNKVAGKVFRIGHLGHLNDVQLLGCLAGVEMVLKDVGYPVKMGSGVGAASAYLQNTIPLIPSRI; encoded by the exons ATGGACCGCTATTTTGCACCAGGAACAAATCATCTCTTTGTTCCGGGGCCTGTCAATATCCCAGACCATGTCATTCGGGCCATGAACCGGAACAATGAGGATTATCGTGCTCCACCAATTCCAGCATTGACCAGAGACCTTCTTGAGGATGTTAAGAAGATCTTCAAGACAACTACTGGAACCCCATTTCTCATTCCCACCACAG GTACTGGTGCATGGGAAAGTGCACTTACAAACACATTGTCTCCTGGAGATCGAACTGTATCATTCCTGATTGGGCAATTCAGTTTGCTGTGGATCGACCAGCAGAAACGTCTTAGGTTCAATGTGGATGTCATAGAAAGTGAATGGGGCCAAGGTGCTAACCTTGAGATTCTAGCAGAAAAAATTGCAGCAGACAGAGCACACACTATTAAGGCTGTTTGTATTGTTCACAATGAGACAGCTACTGGAGTTACCAACAATTTGGCTGCAGTAAGGAGAATCCTTG ATGAGTACAGTCATCCAGCACTCTTTCTTGTTGATGGGGTGTCATCCATATGTGCCCTTGATTTCCGTATGGATGAATGGGGAGTGGATGTGGCGTTAACCGGCTCTCAGAAAGCTCTTTCTCTTCCCACTGGAATGGGGATTGTATGTGCAGGCCCCAAGGCTCTAGAGGCAAGCAAATCTGCACAATCAGTGAGATTTTTCTTTGACTGGAATGACTACTTGAAGTTCTATAAATTGGGAACATTTTGGCCATACACCCCTTCCATCCAACTGCTGTATGGGATGAGAGCAGCTCTGGATATCATCTTTGAGGAAGGACTTGACAATGTGATTGAAAGGCATAGCCGTTTGGGCAAAGCAACAAG GCTTGCTGTGGAGGCATGGGGCCTGAAGAATTGCACCCAAAGGGAGGAATGGTTCAGTGACACCGTCACTGCTGTGGTTGTGCCTCCATACATCGATAGTACGGAGATCGTCAAGAGGGCATGGAAGAGATACAACTTAAGCTTAGGTCTAGGCCTGAACAAAGTTGCTGGAAAGGTTTTCAGAATAGGCCATCTCGGCCACCTTAATGAT GTGCAACTGCTGGGGTGTCTTGCTGGGGTGGAGATGGTACTTAAGGATGTGGGATACCCGGTGAAGATGGGAAGTGGGGTTGGAGCTGCTTCTGCATATCTGCAAAACACCATCCCCTTGATTCCTTCAAGGATTTGA